From the Sphingomonas phyllosphaerae 5.2 genome, one window contains:
- a CDS encoding methyl-accepting chemotaxis protein: MIAWFRDDAPIRTKFAALGIVYTGSALIALAATGGLAAGRVSSTVAVGIVAGIVALVGLVAIASRKLVCDPYVNTVVRMEALARGDYASEIRYTKSRDCVGRMTKAMEVFRGNGQALALSSAAQREVVDALGHGLGRLADNDLTHRLETPFAADYEALRRDFNRAMSAVADAIGAVTGAANGIKSGSADIRQASDDLSQRTEQQAASLEETAAAMEEITCTVRETAAGARRANTAVGDARTEAESSGEVVRRAVAAMGGIERSSSEISEIISVIDGIAFQTNLLALNAGVEAARAGDAGKGFAVVASEVRALAQRSADAAKDVKVKIHASTEQVDAGVALVSETGKALQRIIARIGEVSTLVSTIAASAEHQATGLQQVNTAVSEMDGVTQQNAAMVEQATAAARSLAEEADRLMAEVSRFRIDGRARAIPVAVAASPVHDLQARAAQAGRDLARTARRPVTGTRGNALAVADEEWSDF, encoded by the coding sequence ATGATCGCTTGGTTTCGCGATGATGCGCCGATCAGAACGAAGTTCGCGGCACTCGGCATCGTCTACACCGGCTCGGCGCTGATCGCGCTCGCCGCGACCGGCGGGTTGGCGGCAGGACGCGTGTCGAGCACCGTCGCGGTCGGCATCGTCGCCGGCATTGTGGCGTTGGTCGGCCTTGTGGCGATCGCCTCGCGCAAGCTGGTCTGCGATCCCTACGTCAACACCGTCGTGCGTATGGAGGCACTGGCGCGCGGCGACTACGCCAGCGAGATCCGCTACACCAAATCGCGCGATTGCGTCGGACGGATGACCAAGGCGATGGAGGTGTTCCGCGGCAACGGTCAGGCGCTCGCCTTGTCCTCGGCGGCGCAGCGCGAGGTCGTCGATGCGCTCGGGCACGGACTGGGGCGGCTTGCCGACAACGACCTGACGCATCGCCTCGAGACGCCGTTCGCGGCCGATTACGAAGCACTTCGGCGTGACTTCAATCGTGCGATGTCGGCGGTGGCCGACGCGATCGGGGCGGTGACCGGCGCTGCCAACGGAATCAAGAGTGGCTCGGCCGACATTCGCCAGGCGTCCGACGACCTGTCGCAGCGCACCGAACAGCAGGCCGCATCGCTCGAGGAAACTGCGGCCGCGATGGAGGAGATCACCTGCACGGTCCGTGAGACCGCGGCCGGCGCCCGTCGCGCCAACACCGCGGTCGGCGACGCGCGTACCGAAGCGGAAAGCTCCGGCGAGGTCGTGCGCCGCGCCGTCGCCGCAATGGGCGGGATCGAGCGGTCGTCGTCGGAGATCAGCGAAATCATCAGCGTTATCGATGGCATCGCCTTCCAGACCAATCTGCTCGCGCTGAACGCCGGGGTCGAGGCTGCGCGCGCCGGCGATGCAGGCAAGGGCTTCGCCGTCGTCGCCAGCGAAGTGCGTGCACTCGCCCAGCGCTCCGCCGACGCTGCCAAGGACGTAAAGGTCAAGATCCACGCTTCCACCGAACAGGTCGACGCCGGCGTCGCGCTGGTCAGCGAGACCGGCAAGGCGCTCCAGCGGATCATCGCCCGGATCGGTGAGGTCAGCACGCTGGTCTCGACGATCGCCGCCTCCGCCGAGCACCAGGCGACCGGGCTTCAGCAGGTCAACACCGCCGTCTCCGAGATGGACGGCGTCACGCAGCAGAACGCCGCGATGGTGGAGCAGGCGACCGCCGCCGCGCGCAGCCTTGCCGAGGAAGCCGACCGGCTGATGGCCGAAGTTTCACGCTTCCGCATCGATGGCCGCGCACGCGCCATCCCGGTGGCGGTCGCCGCGTCGCCGGTCCACGATCTGCAGGCGCGCGCCGCCCAGGCCGGCCGCGATCTCGCCCGTACCGCTCGCCGCCCTGTCACCGGCACGCGCGGGAACGCGCTGGCAGTTGCGGACGAGGAGTGGTCGGACTTCTAA
- a CDS encoding DUF2934 domain-containing protein — MVDDRNARIREQAYRLWQQEGEPHGRDREHWEEAERAFAGEGPVADEIDPKIEPDAGASASEIGADVADASVGQQQPEAAEVGAGSPAPVAAAKPAAAKKPAARRKRAN; from the coding sequence ATGGTTGACGATCGCAACGCCCGTATCCGCGAACAGGCCTATCGCCTGTGGCAGCAGGAAGGCGAGCCGCACGGTCGTGACCGCGAGCATTGGGAAGAGGCCGAGCGCGCGTTCGCGGGTGAGGGCCCGGTCGCCGACGAGATCGATCCGAAAATCGAACCTGATGCGGGCGCTTCGGCGTCCGAGATCGGTGCAGATGTCGCCGACGCATCTGTCGGGCAGCAGCAGCCCGAGGCGGCGGAGGTCGGTGCGGGGTCGCCAGCGCCTGTCGCGGCCGCCAAGCCCGCTGCGGCGAAGAAGCCTGCAGCGCGGCGCAAGCGCGCCAACTGA
- the glgX gene encoding glycogen debranching protein GlgX, translated as MHDLPDRLLPGSPYPLGATFDGEGVNFAVFSANADAIDVCIFDSAGKRELQRLPLTECTDEVWHGYLPDVGPGLVYGLRAHGRYAPEEGHRFNPNKLLLDPYARRIQGQIKWTDALHGYRIGHRREDLSFDKRDSAPAMPKSVVVDDHWDWSRDRRPNTPWAETVIYEAHVKGMTKLMELVPARERGTYAALGHPAVIKHLQRIGVTAIELLPIHTFTQDRFLQEKGLRNYWGYNTLGFFAPEQSYMASEHQDELRRAVHRLHKAGIEVILDVVYNHTCEGSEKGPTLSWRGLDNASYYRLVKDEPRYTINDTGTGNTLNMSKARVIQMVADSLRYWATSFGIDGFRFDLGLTLGREEHGFDPGSAFFDVLRQDPVLGRLKLITEPWDVGPGGYQLGNFPPGFAEWNDKYRDTVREYWRGEPGKRPDLAARLSGSGDLFDRRARRPWASVNLLAAHDGFTLADTVMYEERHNEANGEDNRDGHSHNASCNWGVEGPTDDEAVNDARGRVMRSMLTTLLTSLGTPMLVAGDEFGRTQQGNNNAYCQDNEISWLDWKAAATPDGQAQIEFTGRLAELRRRFPVLRSPTFLYGEETAAGGVNDIEWWDERGAQLSPEDWQNPDGRALMMRRAMATADGEIEAVSLLLNASGDPVTFHFPTPHATRTVLVDSAKPEQGEVSVEDSYEVAPQGAVLVTWRTAA; from the coding sequence TTGCACGACTTGCCGGACCGGCTCCTGCCGGGATCGCCCTATCCGCTTGGCGCCACGTTCGACGGCGAAGGGGTCAATTTCGCGGTATTTTCCGCCAATGCCGACGCGATCGACGTCTGCATCTTCGATTCCGCCGGAAAGCGCGAGTTGCAGCGCCTGCCACTGACCGAATGCACCGACGAGGTGTGGCACGGCTATTTGCCCGATGTCGGCCCCGGGCTCGTCTACGGGCTGCGTGCGCATGGCCGCTATGCGCCCGAAGAGGGCCATCGCTTCAACCCCAACAAGCTGCTGCTCGATCCCTATGCGCGCCGCATTCAGGGGCAGATCAAGTGGACCGACGCGCTGCACGGCTATCGCATCGGGCATCGCCGCGAGGACCTGTCCTTTGACAAGCGCGACAGCGCGCCGGCGATGCCGAAGTCGGTGGTGGTCGACGACCATTGGGATTGGTCTCGCGACCGGCGGCCGAACACGCCGTGGGCGGAGACGGTGATCTACGAGGCGCACGTCAAGGGGATGACGAAGCTGATGGAACTGGTGCCCGCGCGCGAGCGCGGGACCTATGCCGCACTCGGACACCCAGCCGTGATCAAGCACCTGCAACGTATCGGCGTGACCGCGATCGAGCTGTTGCCGATCCACACCTTCACGCAGGATCGCTTCCTGCAGGAGAAGGGTCTGCGGAATTACTGGGGCTATAACACCCTTGGTTTCTTCGCGCCGGAACAGAGCTACATGGCGTCGGAGCATCAGGACGAGTTGCGGCGCGCGGTCCACCGGCTGCACAAGGCCGGCATCGAGGTAATCCTCGACGTGGTCTACAACCACACCTGCGAGGGCTCGGAAAAGGGGCCGACGCTGTCGTGGCGCGGGTTGGACAACGCCAGCTACTATCGACTGGTCAAGGACGAGCCGCGTTACACGATCAACGACACCGGGACCGGCAACACGCTGAACATGAGCAAGGCGCGCGTGATCCAGATGGTCGCGGATTCGCTGCGCTATTGGGCGACCAGCTTCGGGATCGACGGGTTTCGCTTCGATCTCGGGCTGACTCTGGGTCGCGAGGAGCATGGCTTCGATCCCGGCTCGGCCTTCTTCGACGTGCTGCGGCAGGACCCGGTACTGGGCCGATTGAAGCTGATCACCGAGCCGTGGGATGTCGGCCCGGGCGGCTATCAGCTCGGCAATTTTCCGCCCGGTTTCGCCGAGTGGAACGACAAGTACCGCGACACGGTGCGCGAATATTGGCGCGGCGAACCGGGCAAACGTCCCGATCTCGCGGCGCGGCTGTCGGGTTCGGGCGATCTGTTCGACCGGCGGGCGCGTCGCCCGTGGGCGAGCGTCAATCTGCTCGCCGCGCATGACGGCTTCACGCTCGCCGACACGGTGATGTACGAGGAGCGCCACAACGAGGCGAACGGCGAAGACAATCGTGACGGTCACTCGCACAATGCCTCGTGCAACTGGGGTGTCGAGGGGCCGACCGACGACGAGGCGGTGAACGATGCGCGCGGCCGCGTGATGCGCTCGATGCTGACCACGTTGCTGACATCGCTCGGCACGCCGATGCTGGTCGCGGGTGACGAATTCGGGCGCACGCAACAAGGCAACAATAACGCCTATTGCCAGGACAATGAGATCAGCTGGCTCGACTGGAAGGCAGCGGCGACCCCCGACGGGCAGGCGCAGATCGAATTTACCGGACGCCTTGCCGAGTTGCGCCGCCGCTTCCCGGTGCTGCGCAGCCCGACCTTCCTCTACGGCGAGGAAACAGCCGCGGGCGGCGTAAACGACATCGAGTGGTGGGACGAACGCGGCGCGCAGCTATCCCCGGAGGACTGGCAGAACCCGGACGGCCGCGCGCTGATGATGCGCCGCGCCATGGCGACTGCGGACGGCGAGATCGAGGCGGTGTCGCTGCTGCTCAACGCCTCTGGCGACCCGGTCACCTTCCACTTCCCGACCCCGCACGCGACGCGCACCGTGCTGGTCGACAGCGCGAAACCGGAACAGGGTGAGGTGTCCGTGGAGGACAGCTACGAGGTCGCGCCACAAGGTGCGGTGCTGGTAACGTGGCGGACGGCGGCATGA
- the treZ gene encoding malto-oligosyltrehalose trehalohydrolase, which translates to MMRWGPEPLPNGGTRFRLWAPDAEGVTLELDGIDEVAMTRGEDGWYALDRAEGPGTRYRFRVGDQAVPDPASRVQSGGVHGWSVVPETAFEWQHSSWRGHAFHELVILECHAGTLGGFAGVMDRLPAIAATGITAIELMPVGAFGGTRGWGYDGVLPYAVQEDYGSPADLRRLVDAAHGLGISVFLDVVYNHFGPDGNYLGAYAADFFDAAVHTPWGGAVAVERAPVARFFVDNALMWLRDYRIDGLRFDAVHAIRNPGFLDAMAAEIRAALPDRPVHLVLENEENDAARLRDDAFDAQWNDDFHNVMHVLLTGESNAYYADFADRPAERLARCLAEGFIYQGEGSANHDGAVRGTPSAHLAPTRFVAFLQNHDQVGNRALGERLLSLTDTAKLRAATALLLLCPQIPLLFMGEEEGSATPFLFFTDFHDELADAVREGRRKEFAKFDAFADPQARERIPDPNATSTFAASIPQPGQDAAEWRVFYTELLTLRRDRIVPQLGGAQSVGAQALGEAAVVARWRLGDGTTLGLAIDLADEPATLPGGADPIFTCGDRFVAWIEA; encoded by the coding sequence ATGATGCGCTGGGGTCCGGAGCCGCTGCCGAACGGCGGCACGCGCTTTCGGTTGTGGGCACCCGATGCAGAAGGCGTGACGCTGGAGCTGGACGGCATCGACGAGGTCGCGATGACGCGCGGCGAAGACGGCTGGTACGCACTCGACCGCGCGGAAGGGCCGGGCACGCGCTATCGCTTCCGGGTCGGGGATCAGGCGGTGCCGGATCCGGCATCGCGTGTGCAGTCGGGCGGGGTCCACGGGTGGAGCGTGGTGCCGGAAACGGCGTTCGAATGGCAGCATTCGTCGTGGCGGGGACACGCTTTTCACGAATTGGTGATCCTCGAGTGCCACGCGGGAACGCTGGGCGGCTTTGCCGGCGTCATGGACCGGCTGCCCGCGATCGCCGCGACCGGGATCACCGCGATCGAGCTGATGCCGGTCGGCGCGTTCGGCGGCACGCGCGGCTGGGGCTATGACGGCGTGCTGCCCTATGCGGTTCAGGAGGATTACGGCTCCCCCGCCGATCTGCGCAGGTTGGTGGACGCCGCGCACGGACTGGGCATCAGCGTGTTCCTCGATGTCGTCTACAACCACTTCGGACCGGACGGGAACTACCTCGGCGCTTATGCCGCGGACTTCTTCGATGCCGCGGTGCACACGCCGTGGGGCGGTGCGGTCGCGGTGGAGCGCGCGCCGGTCGCGCGGTTCTTCGTCGACAATGCGCTGATGTGGCTGCGCGACTATCGTATCGACGGGCTGCGCTTCGACGCGGTCCACGCGATCCGCAACCCCGGCTTCCTCGATGCGATGGCGGCCGAGATCCGCGCCGCGCTGCCCGATCGCCCCGTCCACCTCGTGCTGGAGAACGAGGAGAACGACGCGGCACGCTTGCGCGACGATGCGTTCGACGCGCAGTGGAACGACGACTTCCACAATGTCATGCACGTGCTGCTGACCGGCGAGAGCAACGCCTATTACGCCGACTTCGCCGATCGCCCCGCCGAGCGGCTGGCGCGGTGCCTGGCGGAAGGTTTCATCTACCAGGGCGAAGGCTCCGCCAATCACGACGGCGCGGTGCGCGGCACGCCGAGCGCGCATTTGGCGCCGACGCGCTTCGTGGCCTTCCTCCAGAACCACGACCAGGTCGGCAACCGCGCGTTGGGTGAACGGCTGCTGTCGCTGACCGACACGGCCAAGCTGCGCGCCGCGACCGCGCTGCTGCTGCTGTGTCCGCAGATTCCGCTGTTGTTCATGGGCGAGGAAGAAGGAAGCGCCACGCCGTTCCTGTTCTTCACCGACTTCCATGACGAACTCGCGGACGCGGTGCGCGAGGGGCGGCGCAAGGAGTTCGCCAAGTTCGACGCCTTCGCCGACCCGCAGGCGCGCGAACGCATCCCCGATCCCAATGCCACGAGCACCTTTGCGGCCTCGATCCCGCAGCCCGGTCAGGACGCCGCCGAATGGCGCGTCTTCTACACGGAATTGCTGACGCTGCGCCGCGACCGGATCGTCCCGCAGCTGGGTGGCGCGCAGTCGGTCGGCGCGCAGGCGCTGGGCGAGGCCGCCGTCGTGGCGCGCTGGCGGCTCGGCGACGGAACGACGCTCGGGCTCGCAATCGATCTCGCCGACGAACCCGCGACACTGCCCGGCGGGGCCGACCCGATCTTCACCTGCGGCGATCGCTTCGTCGCATGGATCGAGGCGTGA
- the malQ gene encoding 4-alpha-glucanotransferase, with the protein MTDLDTRAAAAGLSRDWEDADGRPQRVDDDVLEAILACLDTTPPEAPFLSADAGQPIALPGGVTGTAELLLDDGHRLTLPIGEDGALPPVERVGYHRLLAGDRAFTLAIAPRRCALPPRGWGVAVQVPSLRGSTDSAFGDAGALTEAAAAFARVGAQALAISPTHALFPADPTRFSPYSPSTRLFHNVLLADPGLIGIPLPPAPAAAAATALIDWPAAARARMAQLRAAFELASEGALSAARTYRRQRGAALEAHARFDALHAQLGGNGWQDWPAEYHDPTGEAVIRFAAEHEHDVAFFAFLQWLTDLGLASAHRIAKERMATGIVADLAVGMDAGGSHAWSARAELLTGLTVGAPPDPLGPDGQNWGITALDPFALQRTGFSAFIDTLRVALAHAGGIRIDHALGLERLWVIPAGEGADRGAYLRMPGDHMRRIVAIEAHRAEALVIAEDLGTVPPGFRDTLAQRCMLGMRVLPFERDEDGGFTAPAAWDEPAVAMSGTHDTATLAGWWRERDIDWAERLGRSGGDRPRRAAERAALWHAMGKPGDPPATPPIDALLAHVASAPCPLAIFPLEDLLGLEEQPNLPGTIDEHPNWRRRMDAPTAALLARRDVARRIHSLTAERHA; encoded by the coding sequence GTGACCGACCTCGATACGCGCGCGGCGGCAGCCGGACTGTCGCGCGACTGGGAGGATGCCGACGGACGCCCGCAACGGGTCGACGACGACGTGCTGGAGGCGATCCTCGCCTGCCTCGACACCACGCCGCCCGAGGCGCCGTTCCTCTCCGCCGACGCCGGGCAGCCGATCGCGCTGCCCGGCGGCGTGACCGGCACCGCCGAGTTGCTGCTCGACGATGGCCATCGCCTGACGCTGCCGATCGGCGAAGACGGTGCGCTCCCGCCGGTCGAGCGTGTCGGCTACCACCGGCTGCTTGCCGGCGACCGCGCGTTCACGCTCGCGATTGCGCCACGTCGTTGCGCGTTGCCGCCGCGCGGCTGGGGTGTCGCGGTACAGGTGCCGAGCCTGCGCGGCAGCACCGACAGCGCGTTCGGCGACGCCGGGGCGCTGACCGAAGCCGCCGCGGCCTTTGCACGCGTCGGCGCGCAGGCGCTGGCGATCAGCCCGACCCACGCGCTGTTTCCTGCCGACCCGACACGCTTCAGCCCCTATTCGCCCTCGACCCGGCTGTTCCACAACGTGCTGCTCGCCGATCCGGGGCTGATCGGCATCCCGCTTCCCCCTGCCCCCGCCGCCGCCGCCGCCACTGCATTGATCGACTGGCCGGCGGCGGCGCGGGCGCGGATGGCGCAGTTGCGCGCCGCGTTCGAACTGGCGAGCGAAGGTGCGCTGTCGGCGGCGCGCACGTACCGGCGGCAACGCGGTGCCGCGCTGGAGGCGCATGCGCGCTTCGACGCGCTGCACGCGCAACTCGGCGGGAACGGCTGGCAGGACTGGCCGGCCGAATATCATGATCCGACAGGCGAGGCGGTAATCCGCTTCGCCGCCGAGCATGAGCACGACGTCGCGTTCTTCGCCTTCCTGCAATGGCTTACCGATCTCGGGCTCGCCAGTGCGCACCGCATCGCGAAGGAGCGGATGGCAACAGGCATCGTCGCCGATCTGGCGGTGGGGATGGATGCGGGCGGCAGCCATGCGTGGAGCGCGCGGGCCGAATTGCTGACCGGGCTGACGGTCGGCGCGCCGCCCGATCCGCTCGGACCCGATGGCCAGAACTGGGGGATTACCGCGCTCGACCCCTTCGCGCTCCAGCGCACCGGCTTCAGCGCCTTCATCGATACGTTGCGCGTCGCGTTGGCGCACGCCGGCGGCATCCGCATCGACCATGCGCTGGGGCTGGAGAGGTTGTGGGTGATCCCGGCCGGCGAAGGCGCGGATCGCGGCGCATACCTGCGGATGCCCGGCGACCACATGCGCCGTATCGTCGCGATCGAGGCGCACCGCGCCGAGGCGCTGGTGATCGCGGAGGATCTGGGCACAGTGCCGCCCGGCTTCCGCGACACGTTGGCGCAGCGCTGCATGCTCGGGATGCGCGTGCTGCCGTTCGAGCGCGACGAGGATGGCGGGTTCACCGCGCCTGCCGCATGGGACGAGCCGGCCGTGGCGATGAGCGGCACGCATGACACTGCGACACTTGCCGGCTGGTGGCGCGAACGCGACATCGACTGGGCCGAGCGGCTGGGGCGCAGCGGCGGCGACCGCCCGCGGCGCGCCGCCGAACGCGCCGCATTGTGGCACGCGATGGGCAAGCCCGGCGATCCGCCGGCCACACCGCCGATCGATGCGCTGCTCGCGCACGTCGCCAGTGCACCCTGCCCGCTCGCGATCTTCCCGCTGGAGGATCTGCTCGGGCTCGAGGAACAGCCGAACCTGCCCGGCACGATCGACGAACATCCCAACTGGCGGCGGCGGATGGACGCGCCGACCGCGGCGCTGCTCGCGCGCCGCGATGTCGCGCGCCGCATCCATTCGCTCACCGCGGAGAGACACGCATGA
- the treY gene encoding malto-oligosyltrehalose synthase, producing the protein MTPRATYRFQFHKDFTFADAEALVPYLDDLGISHLYASPITTAAPGSTHGYDVIDPTTINPELGGEPAFRALVAALRARGMGVIIDIVPNHMGVAGEANRWWHDVLARGPASDHAAVFDIDWRAAVVVPVLGAPLQEALANGDIALEKVEGRWHVVAYGEHRFPVRDEDQADADAVPLAELLARQHYRLAYWRVANDELNWRRFFSINELAGVRIEDPAVFEKTHALYFRLHDEGLIDGVRIDHVDGLTDPIGYTRRLRERLGPDAWIVIEKILAAGEPQPLGWGVDGTSGYDFMEQVAALLHDPAGAEPLGALWEEVSGRSASFEPEEFQARQDLLAWQFSGQLDACVAAFHAFAPDGITAAMLRRAIERLLWVFPVYRTYGPAAPESDAAIRELARTRVAELIPPGEAHVVDLILSWLAGDGDAQTADAVRRFQQLSAPIAAKAVEDTGFYRYGRLLSRNDVGFDTERMGMAPADFHALMTERARDVPRAMLTTATHDHKRGEDTRARLAAISAQPGMWRDAALAWLDRDDGGVDDADRYMLFQSLVGAWSGDGASADFVERITAWQQKALREAKLRSSWEAPDDAYEQAAAALVSALPDDAAALALIERTVSALDTVARANTLAQVLLRYTLPGVPDLYQGTEFADLSLVDPDNRRPVDYAARRAALAGDPPPKLRLIAALLRLRRDDPVLFADGDYAPATVDGADGAHLLAFERRLDGRMLRVAVALHGHRPDPGTRIAFASGHVATASVLFGTNPIWYELA; encoded by the coding sequence ATGACCCCCCGCGCCACCTATCGTTTCCAGTTCCACAAGGACTTCACCTTCGCCGACGCCGAGGCGCTGGTCCCCTATCTCGACGATCTCGGCATCAGCCATCTCTACGCATCGCCGATCACCACCGCGGCACCCGGTTCCACGCACGGCTATGACGTGATCGATCCCACGACGATCAACCCCGAACTGGGCGGCGAGCCGGCGTTCCGCGCGCTGGTGGCGGCGCTGCGCGCGCGCGGGATGGGCGTGATCATCGATATCGTCCCCAACCACATGGGCGTGGCGGGCGAGGCGAACCGTTGGTGGCACGACGTGCTGGCGCGCGGACCGGCAAGCGACCATGCCGCGGTGTTCGACATCGACTGGCGCGCGGCCGTGGTAGTGCCGGTGCTCGGCGCACCGCTGCAGGAAGCGCTCGCCAACGGCGACATCGCGCTGGAGAAGGTGGAGGGACGCTGGCACGTCGTTGCATACGGCGAGCATCGCTTCCCCGTCCGCGACGAGGACCAGGCGGACGCCGACGCCGTGCCGCTCGCCGAACTGCTTGCGCGCCAGCATTACCGCCTCGCCTACTGGCGGGTCGCCAACGACGAACTCAACTGGCGGCGCTTCTTCTCGATCAACGAACTCGCCGGGGTGCGGATCGAGGATCCCGCCGTGTTCGAGAAGACGCACGCGCTCTACTTCCGCCTTCACGACGAAGGATTGATCGATGGCGTTCGCATCGACCACGTCGACGGGCTGACCGATCCGATCGGATACACCCGACGCCTGCGCGAGCGACTCGGCCCGGATGCGTGGATCGTGATCGAGAAGATCCTCGCCGCGGGCGAGCCGCAGCCGCTCGGCTGGGGGGTAGACGGCACCAGCGGCTACGACTTCATGGAACAGGTCGCCGCGCTCCTCCACGATCCCGCCGGTGCCGAACCGCTCGGCGCGTTGTGGGAAGAGGTCAGCGGGCGCAGCGCCAGCTTCGAGCCAGAAGAGTTCCAGGCACGGCAGGACCTGCTGGCATGGCAATTCTCCGGGCAGCTCGATGCCTGCGTCGCCGCCTTCCATGCATTCGCACCCGACGGGATCACCGCAGCGATGCTGCGCCGCGCGATCGAGCGGTTGCTGTGGGTGTTCCCGGTCTATCGCACCTACGGACCTGCCGCGCCGGAGAGTGATGCCGCGATCCGCGAACTGGCGCGCACGCGCGTCGCCGAGCTGATCCCGCCCGGCGAGGCGCACGTCGTCGACCTGATCCTGTCGTGGCTGGCCGGCGACGGCGACGCGCAGACCGCCGATGCGGTGCGGCGCTTCCAGCAATTGTCCGCTCCGATCGCCGCCAAGGCGGTCGAGGACACCGGCTTCTACCGTTACGGGCGGCTGCTGTCGCGCAACGACGTCGGCTTCGATACCGAGCGGATGGGCATGGCCCCGGCCGACTTCCACGCGCTGATGACCGAGCGCGCCCGTGACGTACCGCGCGCGATGCTGACCACCGCCACCCACGACCACAAGCGCGGCGAGGATACGCGCGCGCGCCTGGCGGCGATCAGCGCGCAGCCGGGCATGTGGCGTGACGCCGCGCTGGCGTGGCTGGACCGCGACGACGGAGGGGTCGACGATGCCGACCGCTACATGCTGTTCCAGTCGCTGGTCGGCGCATGGAGCGGCGACGGCGCGAGCGCCGACTTCGTGGAGCGGATCACCGCGTGGCAGCAGAAGGCGCTGCGCGAGGCCAAGCTGCGATCGTCGTGGGAGGCCCCGGACGACGCCTATGAGCAAGCCGCCGCCGCGCTGGTCTCGGCGCTGCCGGACGATGCAGCGGCGCTGGCGCTGATCGAGCGGACCGTTTCCGCGCTCGACACGGTCGCGCGCGCCAACACGCTGGCGCAGGTGCTCCTGCGCTACACGCTGCCGGGTGTGCCGGACCTTTATCAGGGCACAGAGTTCGCGGACCTCAGCCTGGTCGATCCCGACAACCGCCGGCCGGTCGATTACGCCGCACGCCGTGCTGCGCTTGCCGGCGACCCGCCGCCCAAGCTGCGGCTGATCGCGGCGCTGCTGCGGCTGCGGCGCGACGACCCCGTACTGTTCGCGGACGGCGACTATGCGCCCGCCACCGTCGATGGTGCCGACGGCGCGCACCTGCTCGCGTTCGAGCGCCGCCTCGACGGACGTATGCTGCGCGTCGCCGTCGCGCTCCACGGACACCGCCCCGATCCGGGGACGCGCATCGCCTTCGCCTCCGGCCACGTCGCCACTGCGAGCGTGCTGTTCGGCACCAATCCGATCTGGTACGAACTGGCCTGA
- a CDS encoding DUF47 domain-containing protein has protein sequence MFAWFQRLLPKTGNFFEQFEGHAAIGLSAARATARLLEGGPDRPALFAEINRREHEADEITRDVLKSVRATFLTPFDRGAITALIGALDDTIDEMYAAASAIDLYGLTDYAPEMREMAAVAVEAAELSVEAMPLLRDVNRNGGRLHELTEALIRLEGKADEFHAAGLRRSLQQYGQTDTLRFVVEREIYKHLERILDAFEDVADEIDGIVIDHA, from the coding sequence ATGTTCGCTTGGTTCCAGCGGCTGCTGCCGAAGACGGGCAATTTCTTCGAGCAATTCGAAGGACATGCCGCCATCGGCCTGTCTGCCGCACGCGCGACGGCACGGTTGCTGGAGGGCGGCCCGGATCGTCCCGCGCTGTTCGCCGAGATCAACCGGCGCGAACATGAAGCCGACGAGATCACCCGCGACGTCCTGAAAAGCGTGCGCGCGACCTTCCTGACGCCATTCGATCGTGGCGCGATCACCGCGTTGATCGGCGCGCTCGACGATACGATCGACGAGATGTACGCCGCCGCGTCGGCGATCGACCTGTACGGCCTCACCGATTATGCGCCCGAGATGCGCGAGATGGCGGCGGTCGCGGTCGAGGCCGCGGAACTGTCCGTCGAGGCGATGCCGCTGCTGCGTGACGTCAACCGCAACGGCGGGCGGCTCCACGAACTGACCGAGGCGCTGATCCGCCTGGAGGGCAAGGCCGACGAATTCCACGCTGCCGGGCTGCGTCGCTCGCTCCAGCAATATGGCCAGACCGATACGCTGCGCTTCGTGGTGGAACGCGAGATCTACAAGCATCTCGAACGCATCCTCGATGCCTTCGAGGATGTCGCCGACGAGATCGACGGCATCGTCATCGACCACGCCTGA